CGACCGCGCCGGCGCCCTTCGGCACGCTCGCCTGCTCGACCGCGCCGGCCACGCCCGGGGTCCGGCTCAGCTCGTCGACCAGGTGCGCGACCTGGCCCTGCTGCTGGGCGCCGGTGGTCTGGACGGCGACCGTCAGCGAGCCGTTGAAGCCCGGGCCGAAGCCGGAGGCCAGCATCTCGTAGGCCTGGTGCGTGGTGCTGCCGGCCGGGTCGTCGCCGGCGTCGGCGGTGCCGAGGCGCAAAGTCAGGGTGGGGATGGCGAGCACGACCATCAGCAGCAGCGCGAGCAGGCTCAGCGCACGCGGCCGGCGGTGCACCACGTCGGCCCAGCGGTGCCACAGGCCGCGCGGCACCGAGACCGCGGCGATCCGGGCCGCGCGGACCCGGGTGAGCGCGGGACCGGGCTGCTGGCGACGCTGGCGGCGGGAGAGCGCGCGCGGGCCGAGGAAGCTCAGCATCGCGGGCAGCAGGGTGAGCGCGGCCAGCACGGTGACCGCGACGGTCAGCGCGGTGGCGACGGCCACGCCGTCGAGGAAGCCGATGCCGAGCACCAGCATGCCCAGCAGCGCCACGCACACCGTGCCGCCGGCGAACAGCACCGCCCGGCCCGAGGTGGTCACCGCCTGGCCGATGGAGGTGTCGATGGGCAGGCCGTCGGTCAGGCCGCGGCGGTGCCGGGTGACGATGAACAGGGCGTAGTCGATGCCGACGCCGAGGCCGACCAGCGCGCCGAGGGTCGGCGCGAAGCCGGCGATGTTCAGCCCGTGGCTGAGCAGGCCGACCGTCAGCAGCCCGCCGCCGACGCCCGCCGCGGCGGTCAGTATCGGCAGCAGCATGGAGAACAGGGAGCCGAAGGCGAGGAAGAGCACGATGGCGGCGGCCGCCATGCCGACGACCTCGCTGTCCTCGGCCGGGGTCTGTAGCGCGCCGGAGACCGCGCTGCCGCCGAGTTCGACCTGCAGGCCGGTGTGCGCGGCGCTGTGCGCCATCGTGATCAGGTCGTTGGCCTCGGCCGAGCTCAGCCCGGAGGCGGCGTCGTCGAGGTCGATGGAGGCGTAGGCGGTCTTGCCGTCCGCGCTGATCTGGCCGGCCCCGCCGGGCGTGTAAGGGCTCTGCACGGACTGGACGTAGTGCGCCGAGGTCATCTCGTTCACCACGTGGTCCACCGAGGACTCGACCGAGGCGGCTCGCACGGTGCCGCTGTCGACGTGCCAGACCAGGTCGACCGTGTCGCCCTCGTGGCCCGGGAACGCGGAGTCGAGCAGCTGCTGCGCCTGCGTGGAGTCCGTGCCCGACAGGGCGAAGCTCGAGTTGTACGCCGACCCCTTGGCCAGGGTCCCCGCACC
This genomic window from Actinospica robiniae DSM 44927 contains:
- a CDS encoding MMPL family transporter, which produces MTALALWCTRHRLLVVVTWALVLLGLGAGTLAKGSAYNSSFALSGTDSTQAQQLLDSAFPGHEGDTVDLVWHVDSGTVRAASVESSVDHVVNEMTSAHYVQSVQSPYTPGGAGQISADGKTAYASIDLDDAASGLSSAEANDLITMAHSAAHTGLQVELGGSAVSGALQTPAEDSEVVGMAAAAIVLFLAFGSLFSMLLPILTAAAGVGGGLLTVGLLSHGLNIAGFAPTLGALVGLGVGIDYALFIVTRHRRGLTDGLPIDTSIGQAVTTSGRAVLFAGGTVCVALLGMLVLGIGFLDGVAVATALTVAVTVLAALTLLPAMLSFLGPRALSRRQRRQQPGPALTRVRAARIAAVSVPRGLWHRWADVVHRRPRALSLLALLLMVVLAIPTLTLRLGTADAGDDPAGSTTHQAYEMLASGFGPGFNGSLTVAVQTTGAQQQGQVAHLVDELSRTPGVAGAVEQASVPKGAGAVDVINVIPTTSPQSSATTDLLSELREHVIPAATAGTGLHAHVGGLVATNADFASVLGSKLPLFLAVIVGLSFLLLLLAFRSLLIPLTAAVMNLLAAAAAFGVVTAFFQWGWGSSALGMGGSGPVEAFLPVMLIAILFGLSMDYQVFLVSRMHEEWRRAGCTTRAVKLGQVETSRVITAAATIMICVFCSFAVGSQRVIGEFGIGLAAAVLLDAFVLRTVLVPAAMHLFGRWNWWLPRWLDRPLPRLTVEPSPIEGLLVIPEPLPTPVFLGARRPAIPGFPLPSALAKAMPSLPGLPTLPKPAAAAAGEAKLPG